GCGTACGATACGGCCTATGGACCTGAAAGCGGCGTCGATTTGAACGCGACCTACGAAGACCACCGCCTGAAGTGGGTGGTTCGTCCTGACTTGGCGGACGGCGCACTGCAGAATCTTCCTGGAGACGTGGCGGCGACGTACCTCTATCGCGTCGTGAAGTCCCCGAGTGCCCGCCAGATGCGCTTGGCCCTTGGCAGCAATGACGCCCTGAAGCTCTGGGTCAATGACAAAGTGGTTCTAGACCAAAACGTCCAAAGGCCTGTAGAACCCGATCAGAATGTAATCTCGGTTGCGCTGGAACCAGGCGAAAATCGAATCCTGATGAAGGTTGTGAACTACGGCAACGCCTACGCGTTCTATTTCCGGAAGGCCGAAGAACAAGTCGGTTCGATGCCGCTGGAGATTCGGGCGATCCTGGGTGTAGCTTCCGAGCAGCGGTCGCCACGGCAGATTGCGCGATTGCGCGACTTCTATCGCGAGAAGAACTCAGCAGACTGGCGAGAGATGAACGCGGGGGTGGGCGCATTGCGCGAGCAGATTGCGGCGGTGGAGAAGGAAGTGCCGTCGGTCATGGTGATGGAAGAGCTAGAGAAGCCGCGCGAGACCTTCGTGTTGAATCGTGGCGCGTATGACCAGCCGGGCGAGAAAGTGGAACCGGAGACTCCAGGGGCTTTGATTCCGTTCCCGGCCGATGCGCCGCGGAACCGGCTTGGATATGCCAAGTGGCTGACGATGCCCGAGCATCCGCTGACGTCGCGTGTCACGGTGAACCGCTATTGGATGCATTATTTTGGCACCGGAATCGTGAAGACGATTGAAGACTTTGGTGTGCAAGGCGAGTGGCCCAGCCACCCCGAGTTGATGGATTGGCTGGCGACGGAATTTGTTCGGACGGGGTGGGACGTGAAGGCGATGCAGCGGCTAATCGTGACGTCCGCGACGTACATGCAGTCCTCGGCGGCTACACCGGAGTTGCTGGAGAAGGACCCGGAGAATCGCCTGCTGGCGCGTGGCCCTCGCTTCCGGATGGAAGCCGAGCAGATACGCGACAACGCGCTGGCAATTAGTGGATTGCTTGTTGCGCGAGTGGGCGGGCCGAGCGTGAAACCTTACCAGCCGAAGGGAGTCTGGGAAGATGTAGCGTATGGCGGCGAATTCACCGCGCAACGGTTCGTTCAGGACTACGGCGACAAGCTCTACCGGCGGAGCATGTACACGTTCTGGAAGCGCCAGGCTCCTCCCCCATCCATGCTTGTCTTTGATGCGCCCAGCCGCGAGGTGTGTACGGCTCGCAGGCCGCGGACCAACACGCCGTTGCAGGCGCTGGCCTTGCTGAACGATCCGCAGTTTGTGGAGGCGGCGCGGGCGTTGGCGGAACGCATGATGGGAAGCGACGGCGATACCGCCGCCAAGATCGCGCGTGGATTTGAGTTGGCAGTATCCCGCAAGCCACGTCCCGAGGAGACGCAGATTCTTTCGGACGTGCTTGACCAGCAGTTGACCGAATACCGGACCAAGCCCGAGGACGCACTGAACTATGTGGCGATTGGAGAATCTGGATACGACACCGCTCTGGACCCGTGCGAACTTGCCGCATGGACCAGTGTTGCCACGACGATATTGAATCTTGACGAGACGATTTCGAAGACCTGACGAAACTCAATTGCCGAGGGTGTGATAGATGGACCCGATTCAAGAGAAGGACCTGCTGCTTACACGGCGACGTTTCTTCGGATTGTGCAGTGTTGGCATTGGAACGGCGGCACTGGGATCGATGCTCGCTCCGCAAGCATTTGCCGAGACGGCCTCGCAGGGTCATGGATTGGCGGGCGTCCCCCACTTTGCGCCGCGCGCCAAGCGGATCATCTACCTGTTTATGTCGGGTGGGCCGTCGCAATTGGATCTATTCGACTTTAAGCCAGGGCTTCAAGGCGTACACGGAACGGATTTGCCTGATTCCATTCGCATGGGGCAGCGACTCACGACGATGACCTCGGGGCAGAAGCATTTCCCGGTGGTTTCGAGTATGTTCAAGTTTGCCCAGCGCGGGCAGAGCGGCTCGTGGATGAGTGACCTGATTCCGCATATGGCGTCCATTGCCGACGAGTTCTGTGTCATCAAGACCGTGAACACGGAAGCCATCAATCACGACCCGGCCATCACCTATATTCAGACGGGGAGTCAACTGCCGGGCCGTCCCAGCTTGGGGTCATGGCTCAGCTATGGCCTTGGCGACATGAACAAGGATCTCCCTGCATTCGTGGTGATGATGTCGATATCCGACCCGAATCGTGGGGCGCAAGCGCTCTTTGACCGGCTCTGGGGCAACGGGTTTCTGCCGTCTGAGTATCAGGGCGTCAAGTTCAGATCCGGTACCGATCCTGTGCTGTATCTCAGCAATCCGCCCGGAGTGAGCAAAGAGGCGCGCCGTCGTGAACTCGATGCGTTGGCAAAGCTCAACAGAATCCAATTGGATTCGTTTGCCGATCCCGAGATCAATACGCGTATTGCTCAATACGAAATGGCCTACCGCATGCAAACCTCGGTTCCGGAGTTGTCGGACATCTCCAACGAGCCTGAGAGCACATTCGCATTGTACGGAGAAGACGCGCGGAAGCCCGGCACATACGCCTTCAATTGTCTTATGGCGCGGCGATTGGCCGAACGCGATGTGCGGTTCATTCAGCTTTATCACCGCGATTGGGATCAGCACAACAATCTGCCCAAAGATCTAACGCTGAACTGCAAGGACACGGATCAGGCTACGGCCGGATTGATTCTGGATCTGAAGCAACGGGGTATGCTCGACGATACGCTGGTGGTGTGGGGTGGCGAGTTCGGACGAACGGTGTATTGCCAGGGCGATCTCACGGCCGACAATTACGGCCGCGATCATCATGGCCGCTGTTTCACGATGTTGCTCGCCGGAGGTGGGATGAAGACGGGAATCACCTATGGGGAAACAGACGATTTTGGGTACAACATCGTCAAGGACCCCGTACACATTCACGATCTCAATGCGACGATCCTGAATCGTATGGGCGTCGATCACGAGAAACTGACGTATCGCTTCCAAGGGCGCGATTTCCGGCTGACGGACGTGCACGGCAACCTTGTTAAGGGCGTCATCGCGTAGGATCGTTGAGGGCGCGGTTACAAGCCGCCAATCGATGTCACCATCCATTTGTCGCCCTCGCGCGCAATAGCGAGAGCAATGGTAGTCGTGCCTGTCTCCGCAATGAGGTCAATCCCTCGAACGATCCCGGTATCGCCTTCGATTGTCACTTGCGAGTTGTCGAGAGCATAGCGTAGGCCCTTCATCTGCCCCGCAGTCTTGAACCCCTGCAGAAATACGCGCGTTTCCGTCTTGCCACGTCCTCCCTCGTCGGAGTACTTATCGGAGATGGCCGTCATGATTCGGTCGATATCTTCTGACTCAACCGCTTCCTTCATGACAGCGAGGAGAGTCTGGACTTTCTGTTCATCGGTCATATTCTCCGTGACATTAATGCCTTCTCCCGCTGCTGGAGCCCAGAAGCCCAGAAAGGCGCGCATGAAGTAGACCGTGAATGCGATAGTGGCAACGCCCATGACGGCAGCGGAACCGAGGGCGATCTTGCGTTTGGGAATCGGCTTCGATTTCCGGATGTGAAACGTGATTCCACCCACGGTTACCCGTTCGCCGGCCTCGGCGCGACGCCGCTTCTCCTCCAATGCGCCCAGCGTTTCGTTGATGGATATGAAGGCGCGATGCCAGTTGGATTGCAGCTTCTTCAGCGCAACTTCTGACTGTGCGTAGACCGCTTCCAGGGTGGTCGAGCTGAAGACCACGTCCAGAACATCCTGCGAAAAGCGGAAGTCGGGGCCTAACCGGTCTTTCAAGACGCCGTGTTCGCGGGCCAGCTTACTCTTTACTTTGAGGAATTGGGATTCATACTGCGGCTTGTTGATTCCTGTAGACGCATAGCCGCTCAAGATTTGATTGAAGAGCAGCCAATCATCCATGAAGTCACGGCACTTTTGGATGTACTGATCCATCACGTCGAAGGTTGTCTTGAATGTGTCCGTTTCTCTTGGCATTTTCCACCTCTTCCAGAAGGAGGCACACCGAGTCCGATTCAGCGCGCGAGGAAGTAGCCGGTCGCCGTGCTCGAACCGGGCTTGCACACAGAATTACTACGGATCACGAATTCAGCAGGACAATATGAGTATACCAGAGTCTTGCGAAAATGGGGAAGAAATCAGATGACGGGATACGTTGGATCAGGGGAACTTGGCGTACCAGGCGACGGTCTTGGCCAATCCTTCTCGAAACGGAACACGGACCTCATACCCCAGATCTTCCCGGGCCCGCCAAATATCGGCGCAGGAGGTGCGCACGTCCCCCACGCGCGCAGCCACAAAGCGCGGTTGTACCTTGCTGTCGAGGGCCTCAATGATGGCGGTGGCCAGACTCAGCACGCTGGTAGACTCGCCGCAGGCAATGTTGTAGACCTGCCCCCGCGCGGCGATTGAGGCCGTGGCGGCGAGCACGCACGCGCGTACGTTGTTTTCGACGTAGGTGAAGTCACGCGATTGTTGACCATCGCCGTGAATCGTGGGCGGTTCCCCCCTCATTACCGCCGAGATGAATAGTGGTATGACGGCGCTGTATTGCGAATTGGGATCTTGACGCGGGCCGAACACATTGAAATACCTCAGACTGACAGCCTCAAGGCCGTAGCATTCGCTGAAGGCACGGACATAATGCTCGGCGGCCGCCTTCGAGGCGGCATAGGGGGAAAGCGGGGAGAGCATCATGGACTCGCACCGGCTGCCGCCGGGCTGATTGCCGTATACGCTGCTGGAACTAATGTTGATGAACCTGCGGACTTTGGACTCGCGCGCGGCTACAAGCAAGTTAAGCGTTCCGGTGGCGTTGGCCTCGTGCGACACGAGAGGGTCCGATACCGACCGTGGCACAGAGGGTACGGCGGCGTGGTGAAGTACGAAGTCCACGCCTTCAACTGCCTGTCTGCATGTATCCGGATTGCGGATGTCACCCTTGACGAACTCGTACTTGCCAGACATCGACGCCAGGTTTTCGAGCTTACCCGTCGAGCAATTGTCGAGCACTCGGACCCGGACACCGGCCTCTGAGAGGTATTCGACAAGATTGGAACCGATGAATCCCGCCCCGCCTGTCACAAGATAGGTTGTCAATTTCCTCGTGCCTCTCGATTTAGGCCTTCACGACGACGCCCGGCGGGCAGTCTATCCCTCGGGTCATGTTTCGTGTGTCGACCAGAAGGCGTGCGTTTGCGACGATAAATGCGGGGTCATACGCCGTGTGCGCCGTGGAAATCAGCACGCAATCGTACTTGGCCAGCGTTTCCGCCGAGAGATCTACGGACTCCAATTCGAGACTATGATGTCTGCCGGGGGAAATCCTAGGTACGTACGGGTCGTTGTAGTCGACCTCTGCGCCTCGCTCCTGCAGTAGTTGGATGAGCTTGACCGAGGGCGACTCACGAATATCGTCGATGTCCTTTTTGTATGCCGCGCCCAATACCAGAATTCTCGCTCCCCGCATGGGTTTGCCGCGATCATTGAGCGCCTCCATCGTGCGCGTGACCACGTACATCGGCATCGACGTGTTGATCTCTCCGGAAAGTTCGATGAAACGAGTGACGAAATCGAATTCCCGCGCGCGCCAGCTCAGGTAATAGGGATCGATGGGGATGCAATGACCGCCAAGGCCCGGCCCCGGATAAAAGGGCATGTAGCCAAAAGGTTTTGTGGCCGCGGCGTCGATGACTTCCCAAATGTCGATGCCCATCCGGTCGCAGAGAATCTTTAGTTCATTGACGAGAGCGATATTTACGCTGCGAAAGATGTTCTCTAGTAGTTTGCAGAGTTCCGCGGCCTCCGGCGTGGTGACGGGTACGATTCGCTGAAAGATCCGGCTGTAATACTGGGCCGCGACTTCCGAGCACGTGTCTGTTACTCCGCCCACGACTTTAGGAATGTTGCTTATGGTGAATCGCGGGTTGCCCGGGTCCTCCCGCTCGGGAGAAAAGGCCAAGAAGAAGTCCTTCCCTACCTCCAGCCCACTCGACTCCAGAATCGGCAAGACGAGTTCGGTGGTGGTTCCGGGGTAGGTTGTGCTCTCGAGAACAATTAGCTGCCCGGGGCGAAGGGTCCGGGATAAATCCTCGGCAGTGGCGCGCACGTATTGCAGATCCGGCTCGCGGTTCTTGTCAAGCGGCGTTGGTACACAAATGCTGATGCAATCCGGTTCGGATAAGCGATTGAAGTCAGCCGTAGGATCAAAACGTCTTCGACCTACGACATCGGCAATCCATTCCGACGGGATGTGCCGAATGTAGCTGTGGCCTTCTGACAACTGCTGGACTTTGGCGTCGTCCACGTCAAAGCCGATGACCCGATAGCCTACGGCGCACAAATGCTGCACGAGAGGAAGGCCAACATACCCCAGGCCGATGACTCCCCCAACCGCAGACCCGTCCGCCAACTTCTTGAACAACGTATCGCGCACCGGTTTCCCTCCCTCTATCCAGAGTAAACACATGGTAACGGCGCGTTGGCGGCGGATCAAAAGGACGATAAGGGAACTCGCTACTAGACTCCTTCAGTTAATTCGTGGAGGTCGATCTCGCGCAACCCTAAAATTCGCCGAGCAGATAATCGGACTCCTTGGCGCCGCGCCAGTTGATGGATGCCTTCTGTTCCGCGGAAAGCATCGAATCTATTTCGGCTACAACTGTGGCAATTGTCACGGGTTTGTCAATGTCTTTATCAACGAGGGAATCTCCCGCTGGGTCCCACAGGTGTACCTTTCCATTCGCGAGCAATTTGTCGATAGAGTCCCCCGATGCGAAGACGGCGATCCGGGGCGCGACTTTTCCGGGATAGAAGCCGACAATCCAGTACTTCTTAATCCCGCCACCTTCCTCTAGTTCATCACGGACTTCATTCAATCCGCCAACGAATCTGGAACGGCCTTCAACATTGTCGAAGAAAAGGGATAATCCACTTTGCCGCGTTGCTCGTTGCAGTTCGCCCGTCTCTTTATCGTAGTAGACGTGCCAGTCTTCGTCCCCCTTAGGAGTCGCCTCGTCGCCAGACTCGTCACCCTGGGACTCTTTCAAGACTCGGTATAGGATCGACTTGCCGGCATCCACGCGCTCTACGGTGTCGCCATGAAGTGCTGCTGCAAGATTATCCGGGCCAGCGTCAAGGATATTATCAGGCCATCCTGCCAAAATGTTCATGCTATGCTTCAGGCTGAATGTAGCCTGGCGGAATGCAGGGCTGTTGAGAAGCCGCTCCTTTGTGGAGAGACCAAGCGCGTCGAGTTGCCCGGTAGTTGCTGATGCGAAGATCTCTTGCATTGCAGCATCTATACGTGTGCCCTCTGCAAAGTCATGCGTCAGGATTTGGTTTCCCGAGGGATCCCACGCCAGAAACCTGCCCTGGACTAGAGCATTTCCTTTTGCGCCAACACACGGTATTGCCCAGCGAGGTTGGTTCGTTGCAGGGTCAAATTCAAACTCCAGAGCGCCTTTTCCGCCGGGTCTTGCGACATAACCTGCGTGAATTGCAGTCCGCGCCGGATTTTCCATATACGACAAGCTTACGCTCACCCCGCTTTCGTCCGGTCGAGTGATTTTGATCCAATTCACATGTTTCTCACGTCGGCTAAAGTCGATCTCCGTTACGAGCCCGGCTTCGTCTCGATAATGAACTCGAAGGAATCCGCCGTCGTTGCGCTCCTGTTTGCTTGCGATGTTGGGCAAGGCCAGTAACTGGGGCTCACTAAGCCCCGCGTATTTTGACGCTAATTGCGCAATTTCCAGTAACGGTTGCTGGATCTCCTCGCCGGCGGACGTAAAGGCGCGTCCGGACGTAATTTGCGACACGAAATTAACGGGATGGGCAGCTTGGGCAATCTTGAGAGACGTTGCTGCATCACGTGCATCGGCAGGTTGTGCGACTACTTCAGCGCAGCAATTGGAGAACGAAACAAGAACAATCAGAAATCCCAAAAAGCCCACGAATCGCAACATCCTACATTCCTCCTTTGTCTAAATGAGTCCGATTCTTGACGCACAAAGAGAAATGTTCTAGATGTACCGTGCGGTCATTGCGGCTAAGCGGCCCTACTCACTACACTGTGCAATTCCAAGCTCTTGCCCGTCTGCTTGGAATGCTAGCCCCCCCCAAGAATTCGAAGCCAAGTCTGACACACAATACACGACTTGTCAATACGCTATTTGTTGCATCTGTATTACATTACTGCAAGTCCATCTCCTATATATGCATAATTTCAGAGTGAATCGATAGACCGGAACTCGAATCAAGGCCTTCCTCTAGACGAATGAAGTCAAAAGCCGAATAGGGTCGAAGTGCAATTGACTCCCCTGATCGGGTATAAAGGAGATCCTCAGTGTGCGAATATCTCCAAAGAAGCTCAGGAGTTACGTATGATTAGTTTCGATACCTATCTGAAAGGCCTCAACGAGGCATTGGCCGCGTTTGACCGTTCGGCGTTTGACGCCATTATAGCGGCTATCAAAGACGCTCACGACCGCGATGCGGTTATCTATACGTGCGGCAACGGCGGCAGTGCGGCAACGGCTTCCCACATGATCAATGACATCGTGAAGGCCCCGGCAGACGCTTCCGGGTGCCGTCCGTTGCGCGCGATTGGTCTTTCGGACTGTGTGCCTCTAATGACGGCGCTTGCCAACGACATCGAGTATGCCCAGATGTTCTCCAAGCAGTTGGAGGCGCTTGGGCGTCCCGGCGATCTGCTTATCGCGATTTCGGGCAGTGGCAATTCCCCCAATGTGCTGGAAGCCGCAAAGGTGGCGCGCGCCAAGGGGATGAAAGTCATCGGGATGACCGGCTACAGCGGCGGGAAACTCAAGGACTTGTCCGACATTCACGTCAATGCGCCTTCCAACTGCATGGCGCAGGTGGAAGACGTTCACATGATCATCGAGCATGCCTTTGTGGAGGCATTGAAGGAAGTCTTCGGCGGGAAGAGTAGCGCGCCGTACGCTTAGCCCGGATTTCTCACGAACACACTTGAACCTCTCTCGTAACCGGCGTGTTTGCGAGACTTGCGGCGAAAACCAAAGCGACTCTCCGAATGCAGAGTGTGTTCGCGAGAAATCCTCATGGCATAACCTCAACGTTTTGCAAGTGCGCAATTTGCGTCGGCGCTCAATCGGGCCGGTGCAAATTGCGGATTAGGCGTTTCGCTTTTGGGCGACCACGAATATCGACAGTCCGAACGGAAGGTCTATCAAGCGGGCGCAGGCGCGTTCAACGCTCAGGACTGTGCGAAAGATGCTCGTGAGGCTTTCGCCAGAAGCTCCATCGAGATCGGATGTGGGAAGCGGACGTATTTTCCGCCAGAGGCGCGTTAGCAGCACCGGTGGAAACAGACATGTGTTCCAATACGTGCTGCGGAGCGTATCGCAACCGGCAACGTCCAGCATCCGCACAACTTCGCTACGTGAGAAACGCTTGTTGGTGAGAACGTGCGTGTCATGCGAGGACATCAGCCATTGGTAGGCCGGCAGGTTCAGGAAGAGTAGGCCACCAGGCTTCACTGTGCGAGCAATTTCTGTCAGGGTGGCTTGTTTATTCGGGATGGACTGATGGCACAGTACGTCGCATGAGACGACGGCGTCGAACGCCGCGTCCGCGAATGGTAAGTCCGCGATAGACGCGCGGCCCAAATGGCTCAATCCACGGAGCCGGCAGAATTCAAGTGCCTCACTTGCAAAGTCAATACCAACTGTCTGTGCCTTTGTAGCAAACATTTCCAATACCGCGCCGGTTCCGCATCCCGCATCGAGGATGCGCGGCGAATCGAACTTCATGTACTTTTGCCAATGCTCCGAGAGCATGCCGCGTAGACCGTGATACCACCAATGGCTGTCTTCCACGCGATACATGATCGCGTATTCGTCGTGCTTCATGTCCGAAAGTCCTGGATGGCTGCCGCGACCGTATCTACAGTTTCCAGCGGCATCATTGGATAGAGCGGGAGTGACAAAACTTCGTTGCAGGCACGTTCGCTCTCCGGAAATGCGCCTGCCTTCCAACCGAGCTCCTGAAACGCGCCTTGCATATGCACGGGAATTGGGTAGTGGATGAGGGTTCCAATGCTCTTACTCTTGAGGTGCTCTTGAAGTAAATCCCTATGGGGAGACCTTACCACGAACAAGTGATGGGCCGTTCTTGCCCAATCGGCTTCCTGGAATGTCGATACCTCAGTCCCTTCCAGCGCCTTTCGATAGCGGTCGGCGCGTTCACGGCGCAAGGCATTCCACGAATCGAGATAAGACAGCTTCGTTCGCAAGATCGCGGCCTGAATCTCATCCAAGCGGCTGTTTATGCCCTTGCGTGTGTGATGGTACCGCCGCTCCTCCCCGTAGTTGCGCAGCATCCGCAACTCTTCCGCGACGCGCGCATCTGATGAGGTCACTGCTCCCCCGTCTCCGTAAGCACCCAGGTTCTTCGTGGGATAGAAACTGAACGCGGCGGCGTCGCCAATTGCCCCGCATTTCCTGTTTCGGTAGATCGCGCCGTGCGCCTGCGCGCAGTCCTCAACCACGACGAGGTCGTGCTTGCGTGCAAAGGCCATGATGGGGTCCATATCGCAAGGATGGCCGTACAGATGGACTGGCACAATGGCCTTCACGCGAGGCGTCATCGCTTGTTCCAGCTTGGCCGGGTCCAGCGTACACGTTCTCGCATCAATGTCGCACAAGACGGGGCGCGCTCCCGTGGATGTCACACCACAGACCGTGGGAACACAGGTATTCGCGGGGATG
This region of Candidatus Hydrogenedentota bacterium genomic DNA includes:
- a CDS encoding DUF1501 domain-containing protein; protein product: MDPIQEKDLLLTRRRFFGLCSVGIGTAALGSMLAPQAFAETASQGHGLAGVPHFAPRAKRIIYLFMSGGPSQLDLFDFKPGLQGVHGTDLPDSIRMGQRLTTMTSGQKHFPVVSSMFKFAQRGQSGSWMSDLIPHMASIADEFCVIKTVNTEAINHDPAITYIQTGSQLPGRPSLGSWLSYGLGDMNKDLPAFVVMMSISDPNRGAQALFDRLWGNGFLPSEYQGVKFRSGTDPVLYLSNPPGVSKEARRRELDALAKLNRIQLDSFADPEINTRIAQYEMAYRMQTSVPELSDISNEPESTFALYGEDARKPGTYAFNCLMARRLAERDVRFIQLYHRDWDQHNNLPKDLTLNCKDTDQATAGLILDLKQRGMLDDTLVVWGGEFGRTVYCQGDLTADNYGRDHHGRCFTMLLAGGGMKTGITYGETDDFGYNIVKDPVHIHDLNATILNRMGVDHEKLTYRFQGRDFRLTDVHGNLVKGVIA
- a CDS encoding nuclear transport factor 2 family protein, encoding MPRETDTFKTTFDVMDQYIQKCRDFMDDWLLFNQILSGYASTGINKPQYESQFLKVKSKLAREHGVLKDRLGPDFRFSQDVLDVVFSSTTLEAVYAQSEVALKKLQSNWHRAFISINETLGALEEKRRRAEAGERVTVGGITFHIRKSKPIPKRKIALGSAAVMGVATIAFTVYFMRAFLGFWAPAAGEGINVTENMTDEQKVQTLLAVMKEAVESEDIDRIMTAISDKYSDEGGRGKTETRVFLQGFKTAGQMKGLRYALDNSQVTIEGDTGIVRGIDLIAETGTTTIALAIAREGDKWMVTSIGGL
- a CDS encoding SDR family oxidoreductase, with the translated sequence MTTYLVTGGAGFIGSNLVEYLSEAGVRVRVLDNCSTGKLENLASMSGKYEFVKGDIRNPDTCRQAVEGVDFVLHHAAVPSVPRSVSDPLVSHEANATGTLNLLVAARESKVRRFINISSSSVYGNQPGGSRCESMMLSPLSPYAASKAAAEHYVRAFSECYGLEAVSLRYFNVFGPRQDPNSQYSAVIPLFISAVMRGEPPTIHGDGQQSRDFTYVENNVRACVLAATASIAARGQVYNIACGESTSVLSLATAIIEALDSKVQPRFVAARVGDVRTSCADIWRAREDLGYEVRVPFREGLAKTVAWYAKFP
- a CDS encoding nucleotide sugar dehydrogenase → MCLLWIEGGKPVRDTLFKKLADGSAVGGVIGLGYVGLPLVQHLCAVGYRVIGFDVDDAKVQQLSEGHSYIRHIPSEWIADVVGRRRFDPTADFNRLSEPDCISICVPTPLDKNREPDLQYVRATAEDLSRTLRPGQLIVLESTTYPGTTTELVLPILESSGLEVGKDFFLAFSPEREDPGNPRFTISNIPKVVGGVTDTCSEVAAQYYSRIFQRIVPVTTPEAAELCKLLENIFRSVNIALVNELKILCDRMGIDIWEVIDAAATKPFGYMPFYPGPGLGGHCIPIDPYYLSWRAREFDFVTRFIELSGEINTSMPMYVVTRTMEALNDRGKPMRGARILVLGAAYKKDIDDIRESPSVKLIQLLQERGAEVDYNDPYVPRISPGRHHSLELESVDLSAETLAKYDCVLISTAHTAYDPAFIVANARLLVDTRNMTRGIDCPPGVVVKA
- a CDS encoding SIS domain-containing protein; this translates as MSFDTYLKGLNEALAAFDRSAFDAIIAAIKDAHDRDAVIYTCGNGGSAATASHMINDIVKAPADASGCRPLRAIGLSDCVPLMTALANDIEYAQMFSKQLEALGRPGDLLIAISGSGNSPNVLEAAKVARAKGMKVIGMTGYSGGKLKDLSDIHVNAPSNCMAQVEDVHMIIEHAFVEALKEVFGGKSSAPYA
- a CDS encoding class I SAM-dependent methyltransferase, with protein sequence MKHDEYAIMYRVEDSHWWYHGLRGMLSEHWQKYMKFDSPRILDAGCGTGAVLEMFATKAQTVGIDFASEALEFCRLRGLSHLGRASIADLPFADAAFDAVVSCDVLCHQSIPNKQATLTEIARTVKPGGLLFLNLPAYQWLMSSHDTHVLTNKRFSRSEVVRMLDVAGCDTLRSTYWNTCLFPPVLLTRLWRKIRPLPTSDLDGASGESLTSIFRTVLSVERACARLIDLPFGLSIFVVAQKRNA
- a CDS encoding DegT/DnrJ/EryC1/StrS family aminotransferase gives rise to the protein MIPFVELGSEYRAIQGEIDAAVARVFASAWFILGNEVRAFEDEFSAYIGTSHCTGVASGTEAIQLALMAFEVGPGDEVIIPANTCVPTVCGVTSTGARPVLCDIDARTCTLDPAKLEQAMTPRVKAIVPVHLYGHPCDMDPIMAFARKHDLVVVEDCAQAHGAIYRNRKCGAIGDAAAFSFYPTKNLGAYGDGGAVTSSDARVAEELRMLRNYGEERRYHHTRKGINSRLDEIQAAILRTKLSYLDSWNALRRERADRYRKALEGTEVSTFQEADWARTAHHLFVVRSPHRDLLQEHLKSKSIGTLIHYPIPVHMQGAFQELGWKAGAFPESERACNEVLSLPLYPMMPLETVDTVAAAIQDFRT